In the genome of Stigmatopora nigra isolate UIUO_SnigA chromosome 7, RoL_Snig_1.1, whole genome shotgun sequence, the window TATGTATTGACCTGatttgtttttcaggtttcttgcctatgtcgagataggctctggcagaaccaatctcgacataggcaggaattctggaaaacaaagggggtcaatacacaaagttaagtaaaaactAAGGTTTTacctttgattttgaaaaatctttGGGGGCACATCAGCTtgtcccccttgggtggaattctggaaagaAGATCAAGCAGGGTTTTACCTGAATCGCAGAAATTTTGTGAGCTTTTATttcgaaaaaataaaatgcttggaacctacttctgcctcaagtgtttgttaatcattttgtcaaaaacatttaaaactaagGTTAGGGGTTTAcggtcttttgttttgaaaacataAAACACTTGGGGCCTACTTCTGCTttgagtttttcagtcaatcatttcaaacctattcattcttaaaaaataaatacattgcaaCAAGCTTctatttttctcttcttacaccaagaaaaaaagttattttaccatgCTTAAAGGAGTCAAAATGAtccctgcactatggttgaataaacgCCTCATTATATTATGTCCAAGCCCTGAGGTTTTTAAGAAAGTTTAGGGGTTAGTCTTTTATTTAGAAAACATAAAACACTTGGGGCCCACTTCTGCCTTGcatttttcagtcaatcatttcaaatttatttgatgtttaaaaattgttattttatcatttgtttaaatgagttaaaaacgACCCCTGCACTATGCTTAATAAAAAGCCTCTTACATTTAaggtccaagccctgaggtttttaagaaagttaaggggttAGTCTTCtagttaaaaaacataaaacacttGGGGCCTACCTCTGCCTAGAGTTTTTCCAGTCAACCTATTcattctttaaattttttttactttaccatTTGTTTAAATAAGTCAAAAACAACTCCTGGACTCTGCTTGAATAAATGcctaatttaaaattaaaaggtccaagccctgaggtctttaaaaaaaagctaagggagtaaaattatataattaatTTAAGTGCACAGTAATCACCAGATTCACTAcatggcagttttttttcttcagttcagaaaaatgtaaaactcaAGCAGAAGCAACTCCTttacttgccactatagtattttaaaattcaataggGAGGACCCTATGGCTTTTTATTTGTCACAGCcatgtctacattaaccgtggtAGTCGAGGGACTACTGTTTATTCCTTACGCGTCCACTAATGACATTCGTGTGGGTGATTTATCCACAGGTTTTTGCTATTAAagactcactttgttatggcgtcttcaagctgctcctttctggtcgttttggccacattcttgatgtttcccagcagtctgtgctcgttgagggactgaaacacacaatagaatgattaatttttaaacataaagagCTATAGATAACGTAAtttagccaatttgtttgcaaacattttgcggTCATGGCTACAACATGCCAACGGATCACGCTATCGTCAAAAATCACTCTTAAGatgagaactggggcttcgaaatccccaaacgacaacATACTGAATGTTCTGCAACGtcctgtgaaaagtttgtcaaccTTTCTTCTGCAAATCGTCAGTTCTGAGCAGCTCAGCAGTGCACGCCCGTGCAGTGGCATCCGCCATTTTGGGGTTTGACATCGGCTACTTGAACTCTGACTttggccacgcctattaaacatagacacacacacaaatagaaaTAGTTTTCATAATACTGTTagttagtgtgtgtgtaggggagTGTTCGTGGTATCACTTTAATACTCATCACATAATAACACGAATTAGTCGGTGGGTGGGGCGGGGCAGTAAATACGTGTtgattgggctttcatacttaaaaaaatacactgtttTCATCATAACGTGCGTTAGTGGGGGAGCAGTAAATACTTTTTGGATGgactttaatcctttaaaatacagtattgcacattatgaacattgtgatgacatgcagtttagtgtttgttttttacttctagacatttacATGATACTTGGTAAGCATAGCAATCATCACCCGATGCTGTGTTGTTGAgggcaaagaaaagaaaaaaagattatatttgCTCAACCCAAATACTgcaaaatgtaagattttttttctaatatgagAAGGATTTTGTGATGTCTGAGGTGGATTTTACTCATTTGATCTCTTCTCATTTGGCCACATTTAAACTTCTGAGCAAACATTATTTTGTTGACTAATGCAGCATTCTGCACTACAGCAGTCAACAGTTCAACTTGAGATATTGCTCACCTCTAGCGTCTATTTTTAAGCATTGCACCACCAAAATGCAGACTGGACAGTACAAATATTTCTTTCCCAAGGCATACAAAAGAAGTCAATCGACATAACCTAATTGAAGTCTGGACTAGAGCATTTCAGCCAATTCAAATGCATCATTTATCACAAAGTTCCAAATGAGATGGGTCTTGGTTTATAGTTTATTTGGGACCACTGAGCCACTGCATAAATCAGTCATTAAATTCCtataaacataattttaaaatctataaattggcaatagtataataatagtaattaaaTCCCTACTCatctaatgttaaaatctatcagtTGCATGCTAATTGGGTGAATAGGAAAAACATTTAACTGTCCATCTGATCTTTATCAAATTTGTTGGGAAGTTTAgcacttataaaataaataataattgccAAATATTGAGTATTTGTTAAGATTTATTAAAATTATAGCCAAATGGATTGACTTTGTCTAGAGCTGTTTCGGTTTGTCAATAGTAGTACTCTCGTTGCTTTGAAAGAACAATAAAAGCAAAGAGTTGTACTGaagtcatgtttatttttagtccATACAACCCATGTGTCAAGTGGCACACGAGGTCAAGTTGATCAATGACTTGAGGGCTCTGGATCTAATGTGACAATTATACTTTGAATAAATTGCAAAGACAATACACAGGACAGGAAAGGATGGCTAACTAGCAAGGAAAGACGGTTGGGAGGAAACaaggggattaaaaaaaaaaaaaaaagatggaacgcTGTCAGCAAATCCAGTGCAACCCAACACGTTCTGCTATCTGAAAAGttaaagggatttttttctttaaaataagggtacaggttaaaaatgataaaatttgcAACTCCAGATcataattcaaattaaaatacatttttccctgAACAATTACTTTGCACAGTACCTCAGAATTGTATAAATTACAAAATGGAATATTCCCTTTCCACCAGACGTGATTTACTTGGTAAAACCCCTGAATGAGTGAAAGGCAGAAAAAGCACTTTAACATTTTATATtgctacattttatttaaaataacaaaacaacaaagctCATGTTTGCATATCTTATGTGTGGGGTTTTCAAACCAATAGTCGCATTTTCTTAGAAATAGCACCAAACCCGAAAATGCTCCAACAGTCCGCTGGCAGCTTTTAGAAAGTCAAGTGATTGGCcttaaaacgaaaaaaaaaagaagggcaaAGTCGTAAACAAGTTTCAATGGAGGGCGGACAATTTGCGTCTCTGCTAAGATTTCATCTTGTGGAATAGATCCATGTTGACTAGAAAGGATTTAAAAGAAGACTAGGTCTTCGACGCATGCTCCCGTTTAAAAATAGATCCTCAAGCAGTGTTTACAAAGCTCATATAAAATGGTGTACTTAGCCTGTGAAGGGAGCGGGGAATACTTCTTTCGACGCGTAGCACCCAGCTGGCTTGTTTGGTCTAACAAGAGCAAAATGTGTGCAgcactaaaacaaacaaacaaacatacaaacagaGCGGAAGCCAGATAGCAGTGGGACAAGCGGACAAATGTTTCTCAGTTAAAGTGCCACTCCAGTCTGCGTGCTCCCTCTAGGCCACCTGATGAGGAGCTTCAAGCATCTCCATGAGGAAAGTGTCAATGGGCGTGTCGCCGATCAGCTTGAAGAAGAACAGGTGCTCCAAGCACTTGAGGCCGATGGAACGCAGCGCGGGCAGACGGAGGAGCAGCTTGGCAAATCTATCGCCCAAAATACGCACACCCGTCACATGCCGGCCCCGCGGATGCTTTTCCTCGCCGCAGATGCACGTACCTGCCCTGCTGCTCGGGGTACTTGTGTTTGCAGTAAGCCTCCAGCGATGCATAAACCTTCTCTCGGAGCAGCTCCACCTCCCCCGTGTTGGACAGACCTTTAGCATCTGCGGCACAACCACACTTTCGCCTTCAATTTGAATTCAAACAATCATTGCGATAACTGTGGTTTTTGTGAGAGGAATCGACGAGTATGTGGCACATAGTCACGAGACGTAGCAATTCCCTTGTATGATTGCCCAATTGATTTTAGTCCGAATGTCCCCATAGATTCGCTGCAGAATACGATTAGAAAAAGCCCAGGATGCTGCCAGTGCACTCACCTGGGTTGAAAAGGACAATGGCGCGAAGGCAACCCAGCTCCGTCTTGTCCATTTGCATATCTCTCATTTTGTTGACGAGTTCGGTGAGAACCCtggagaaaatgacaaaaaaagatttcaaaCTGGGCATAACACAGTAATCCCTActgcggataatgtagaccagacatggcctcGATAGTataaaaatcgcaaagtaggcaGGGTCACCccataactactttttttctttcagtgctTTTCTTCCacgtagcaagagtggctttcgCTTACTAgattcagcatggattttcagaTTTGTATGAacttaaaaagaacattgatAATAGGTTCCCAACTCTGctatgttttccatatctctctcCTCTACTACAgcagaatcaaatgatcaactcactAGCAAACTATCCAGAAGCTTAATTACAATCCTGATTctggtgtgttggtggagggagacatggaaaacaagcTGGATAGAGACCCCCGAGGGCCGGACTTGGGCGCAACTGCTCTAAATTGATTATAAGTGTGCGCATGAATGTTTGcccatctctttgtgccctgcgattggctgggcagccattcagggtgtccccccccccccgcctggtgcctgaaGTTGGCTGGTAAAAGTTCCAGCGCACCTcgcaacccttgcgaggataagtgCGACGGAAAATGAAGGAAAGTGGCTGACTCAAAGCAGTTGGGGATTACCTGTCAAATATGGCACCAACCTCCGCACTCTGCACACTCTCCCTGTGTTAAAACAAGCATTATTAGCGATGAAGTAACTTGCATAATGGTAACTCGCCAATGAATGAACCTGTCAAAGATAGCTCCAACCCCGGCACTGAGAGCGCCCTCTCGCTGTAGCTCTGAAGTGAGCAGGACCCCATCCTTCAGGGCGATGGAGCGGTGAGAGAAGGAGGCGATCAGGAGTTCGTTCCAACCTAGGGGCAAgtttacatgaaaataaatgttctaAGTAAAGGCAATCCTTGTCTCTATTTTTTAGTCACAATTCTACGAGCAAATCTTTGAAAGTAACCAATTACATGTTGATTTGGGGGCAATTCCAAGTTACTTTATTATTTTGTGCCAATTCCTTTTTAACGCACTGTCTGCCATTAACggtgttttgactgggaggggccaaatgaaaaaaaaatgtgactgtaGCCACAAAAGTGTGCCAAGTGCAGTCAAAAACTCTATCACCCAACTAACAAATCTTGCTTTTGACAGTGCTAATAAAAGCATGTGATTCTGTAAATAAGAATGAGACACAAGGTGCCTGTCAGCCGGATTGCAACCCCCCAGGTAGGCCACTTCTGGCCCATGGGCCATATATTTGATGCCCATGTTCTAAAGCAATGAGTACATTGCTTTGAGGGGTCAGTATACAGTGTTGGTGTGTGCATGAGATGAGGCACCTGCACGCAGAAGGATGACCTGGTCATCGAGGGGGAGCTCGCAGAAGTGAGGGATTCTCTTGGCCCACTCCACCAGGGCAAACAGCTGCTTGTCTGCAGTCTGGCAGATGTTGGTGACCGCATCATGGGGCtgaaacacacacatacttggGCGTCAGTATGGTCACTTAAGGGGTTTCACATAGGCAAAAAAACCCAGAGCTGTTCATTAAGTGCATTAATATGTATTGAAATACATTCACTTTTGTCTGTGGTCAATtggttaagaaataaaaaataattaaatttatgCATATGCTTGAAAGTACTTGAAATACTTTTATAACCAATTGTATTATAATTAGTAGATTCCAACTTCAACCTCATGCCAAAGAAATTGGTAGGACACCCTTGATTGCCaatgtaaagaaaataaaggtTTTACATTAGGATCAACTTACTCCACTATAAATGCCATTTTATCAAGGTCACAGAACATTGAGGTTACTAATCAGCAGAGCACTAGTGTTGGCCGGGAAATGGTGTTCGTGCTCGATTTAGTTTTAGTCCACCACTGAACAGCAGTTTGGCCAGGAGCCAAGCCAGAGCTATATTACACCAGCAACACAATTGCAGTGCATCCCCTACTTTTTACAACACTACAAAGAAGCTCACGGCACAAGGTGACTGGCTTCCTGCCATTAAATGTTCATACCAGGGACATGTGATAAACGCCCACCACTGACTTACAACGGACAAAGGCTTCCTCTGGACCAGCAAAGAATTGCGGCTAGTCTGGCACTAATTAATGCTGCTCTAAGTGGGTGCTTTTGAAGGTAAAGAAAATATCTGGTGCTATTTTTGCTTTAGCTCCAAAATCAGTGCACAGACCAAATCACTTTTTtcacattcaatttttttggggcaTAAACGTACAAGTAAAACAAGGTTTTCTGCTTTATGTAATATGCATAGTGGTGGTATGCACTCACAGAGTTGCCCGCAGAGCCTGCATCAGAGTGGAGCTCGGTCTTCTGCTCCACCGCAGTTTCTGCCTCCAAGATCTTCTCCACTGGCATCTCCTCATTAATACCCATGCTGAACTCCAGCTCGCCTTCACGCTCGCGGTTTCTCTGACGCTCCTCCTGTACCGCTGCAAGACATGAGGAGACAAAGATTGATTTATGTTAAAGAAAGCCAAAGCCACGCAGCTTTAAACACAGATGAGAGGAAACTTTTAAAGGAGAGAGGTCCATCAATGCGACAGTCCATCATGTTGACTGCTGTTTTCTCCATGAATGAAAGGTAATTCAGGCTGGTTACTAAACACTAAACCCATCATCAAAGGATATCAGCAATTGAAAAAATTACTTTAGACAATCGgccattttttcctctcttttttgTAATGCCAGAAATGATGTCAAAGAAGAAAGATGATTAATGTTGACAAATAACACTGAATTTTCTTTCCCAAACAGAAGTCAAACACGACACATTAATTCTAGCAACACATTTGTAACAGACCTAACCCAGGTTGGTAATGACCCTCAAAATAATGAAATGgttttacaatattttgcaaaaaaaacattttgtgcaaATCAGAACTTGGAACTCAACCAGGTTCAAGGAATGGATTGCAACCAACTTAAGAGGTTAACCTGCTTTAGgtacaaaatagaaaaagcaGCTTTCGAATCCATTATGAAAATACCAGTGTAAAATAACATTGACATTTATACTGTAGATCTACTGTGTGATTAAGATGTTTGCAATATAATTTTCTATGAGAAGGGAATGCTTCATTTTGTGAATTCACTTGGGTACAACTAATTTATAATTACACCAGAAAATTTAAGTCCGTTATAAATGAACCCTCGTCACTCTATGTTCAATTTTAACCTCCAAACTGTGAATTGGCCTTTCCCCTTCTTTGATATCGAGTTTGTTTTGTACAGTAACCATAATTTTAACTAGGTCAAAGCTGAAACTTATCTTAGAAGTatattacacatacacacgtcaGGAATATACTTTTAGGGTTTTTTACACTGATTggaatgttcttttttgttttaatctttctgcgtgtgaaagaaaacattaaattcaaaatatattacaatataAAGAGTAGCTTTAAAATGTCAATGCCATACTCATCCAACCCTCATCTTTTCCATCTTCTTTTATCCACCTTACAACTTTGACCACTATTGAAATGGAGAAAGGGTAGAATTGAAAGGGGGAAAGGGAAGATGGGATGTTAGACATATTAAGCCAACCCACTACATCAGTCTCTATCATATTTCTACACAATTTGAAGTCTTATTATGACGAGAATACTATTCATCTCCAAGTTTAGTGGGAAAACTAATGGCATTTCCCAGTGCTTTCCCCATCtttcatttctatttttgttgagtttttatttattctttctttctctttttttttaaaactttgatGGAAATATTTGGCAGAAAGAAAGCTGCATACCTTCCCTCTTCATGCCCATGGCCAAGCACTTCTGGTAGCGGCAGTACTGGCAGCGGTTGCGCTGGCGTTTGTCCACCAGACACTCTTTGTTGTCCctgcacgtgtagctcaagtcTTTGCGGACGGTCCTCTTGAAAAAACCTTTGCAGCCCTCGCAGCTATACACGCCATAGTGCTTCCCTGGTTTGCACGGTGAGAAATGAGGAAAGTTCAAACAAAGATTCACCTTATAAGTAGTGTACACCGGTTTGTCTGGTGAAAGAACGGCGTGGTTCATTCACTCACCGGACGAGCGGTCTCCACAAATGACGCACAGGCGCTTCTGAGACAACATGATCCCAGGACTGTGCGCGGACATGGGCCTCAGGCCAAATGGAGGCTTGATGTCCTCAGAGCTACTGATTGAATGCATCCCTGACATGGCGCCCGAAGCGGAGAGCTGGGAAGTCATTAAACACAGAGGAAAAATAGTCAAAGGATGATAAAGTTGCCCGTTCAATTAAACAGACTGGAAGCCAATGCTTGGCAATAACCGTTAATGTCACTTTACCTGGCTGTGGCTGATGGGTCCAAATCCCAGAGAGGGTGATACCATTGGCGAGTTGATCGAGAAAGGAGATCCAATGACATTGGTGGGGCTGTTGGGAGCCGAGCTATTGGGTTGCTGGGAAGACATGGCTCTAATAACACAGGATGATGTCCCGCCAGGTGGTTATCAGTCTGAGGGTAGCAAGCAGATATGAACAGAAATTAGTAATGGAAGTCTGGAACATGATTTTGAACCACATCAACAATAAATTAAAGTCTATCAAAGGATCTGCCTTTGGAATTTCACCATTGCACAACTATCAAAGGCCTCCTCTG includes:
- the LOC144199120 gene encoding uncharacterized protein LOC144199120 isoform X2, translated to MFNRRGQSQSSSSRCQTPKWRMPLHGRALLSCSELTICRRKSLNEHRLLGNIKNVAKTTRKEQLEDAITKIPPKGDKLMCPQRFFKIKESTKGDLVSAYEQIASGTPTYEVFQNKSFPEFHQRVEKIQFFTMLEHQREPIYEVFQNKSFPEFHQRVEKIRFFTML
- the LOC144199118 gene encoding retinoic acid receptor RXR-beta-A-like isoform X1, with the translated sequence MSSQQPNSSAPNSPTNVIGSPFSINSPMVSPSLGFGPISHSQLSASGAMSGMHSISSSEDIKPPFGLRPMSAHSPGIMLSQKRLCVICGDRSSGKHYGVYSCEGCKGFFKRTVRKDLSYTCRDNKECLVDKRQRNRCQYCRYQKCLAMGMKREVVKVVRWIKEDGKDEGWMTVQEERQRNREREGELEFSMGINEEMPVEKILEAETAVEQKTELHSDAGSAGNSPHDAVTNICQTADKQLFALVEWAKRIPHFCELPLDDQVILLRAGWNELLIASFSHRSIALKDGVLLTSELQREGALSAGVGAIFDRESVQSAEVGAIFDRVLTELVNKMRDMQMDKTELGCLRAIVLFNPDAKGLSNTGEVELLREKVYASLEAYCKHKYPEQQGRFAKLLLRLPALRSIGLKCLEHLFFFKLIGDTPIDTFLMEMLEAPHQCCTHFALVRPNKPAGCYASKEVFPAPFTG
- the LOC144199118 gene encoding retinoic acid receptor RXR-beta-A-like isoform X3; amino-acid sequence: MSSQQPNSSAPNSPTNVIGSPFSINSPMVSPSLGFGPISHSQLSASGAMSGMHSISSSEDIKPPFGLRPMSAHSPGIMLSQKRLCVICGDRSSGKHYGVYSCEGCKGFFKRTVRKDLSYTCRDNKECLVDKRQRNRCQYCRYQKCLAMGMKREAVQEERQRNREREGELEFSMGINEEMPVEKILEAETAVEQKTELHSDAGSAGNSPHDAVTNICQTADKQLFALVEWAKRIPHFCELPLDDQVILLRAGWNELLIASFSHRSIALKDGVLLTSELQREGALSAGVGAIFDRESVQSAEVGAIFDRVLTELVNKMRDMQMDKTELGCLRAIVLFNPDAKGLSNTGEVELLREKVYASLEAYCKHKYPEQQGRFAKLLLRLPALRSIGLKCLEHLFFFKLIGDTPIDTFLMEMLEAPHQVA
- the LOC144199118 gene encoding retinoic acid receptor RXR-beta-A-like isoform X2, whose translation is MSSQQPNSSAPNSPTNVIGSPFSINSPMVSPSLGFGPISHSQLSASGAMSGMHSISSSEDIKPPFGLRPMSAHSPGIMLSQKRLCVICGDRSSGKHYGVYSCEGCKGFFKRTVRKDLSYTCRDNKECLVDKRQRNRCQYCRYQKCLAMGMKREAVQEERQRNREREGELEFSMGINEEMPVEKILEAETAVEQKTELHSDAGSAGNSPHDAVTNICQTADKQLFALVEWAKRIPHFCELPLDDQVILLRAGWNELLIASFSHRSIALKDGVLLTSELQREGALSAGVGAIFDRESVQSAEVGAIFDRVLTELVNKMRDMQMDKTELGCLRAIVLFNPDAKGLSNTGEVELLREKVYASLEAYCKHKYPEQQGRFAKLLLRLPALRSIGLKCLEHLFFFKLIGDTPIDTFLMEMLEAPHQCCTHFALVRPNKPAGCYASKEVFPAPFTG
- the LOC144199120 gene encoding uncharacterized protein LOC144199120 isoform X3; the protein is MFNRRGQSQSSSSRCQTPKWRMPLHGRALLSCSELTICRRKSLNEHRLLGNIKNVAKTTRKEQLEDAITKIPPKGDKLMCPQRFFKIKESTKGDLVSAYEQIASGTPTYEVFQNKRGWRRFNFLRCWSTNGNQSMKFFKIKEGGEDSIFYDAVTPAGTYLQTFSK